In Mesorhizobium shangrilense, the genomic stretch CACGGAACGAACTGGTCGCGGAACCATTGCTTCCAGGCCGCCTCATTCTTCGCTGCGACATCGTCATCGAGGATTGCCCAGGACGCGGTGTTGTCGACACGCGCACCGTTGCCCTTGATGCCCGTGATCAATGGCGCGAAGTAGCCATCGCCGCCGTCGGTCGTCAGCATGGCCTTCTGGCCCTCGGTAGTCAGCAGGAACTGAATGAACGCCTTTGCTGCCTCCTCATGTTTGCTGGCTGTCGCGATACCGGCAGTCGAGGGAAGCGCGGTCACGCCTTCGCTGGGATAGACGACCTTGATTGGCTCGCCCTTGGCTATCAGATCGTAGATCGTGCTGTCCTGCTGGATGGCGATCTTCGCATCGCCGGAAATGACGGCGCGATTGACCGTTTCACCACTCTGAAGACCGCTTAGCGCCTTGTTGGTGAGGGTTTTCTCAAGCTGGCCCTGTCCCTTGTCGACGCCGACCGTCTGAAAGTAGCCGGACAGCCACTGGAAAGCAGGACCCGAGAGGTTCGGATCCTTGGCGGCGACAGAGCCGGCGAAATTCTGGAGGTCGGCCCATGATGTCGGTAGAGGCACCGTACCGATCTTCTTGGTATTGACTTCGATTGCCGTCGTCGACACCGAGATCGGGAAAAAGGCCTCGCTGCCGGGAACAAGTTTTTTGCCAAGCGCGGTATAATCTGCCTTAGTGGTGAGGCCATGTTCCGGCTTCAGGATACCCTGTTGAGCGAGCCGGCTCATGACGGCTGAGCCTTCGACCCATAGGATGTCGAATTTGGGATTGTTGCCTTCTGCCGACACCTTGCCGAGAAGCTCGCCGGTGCTCAGAGACACCAGATTGACGTCGATGCCGGTCTTCTCAGTGAAGGCTTTGGCCGCCGCGTCCGCCGTGTCGAGCGCGGTATAGAGTACGAGGGTCTCGGCCTGGCTTGCCTGCATAGCGGTGCCCAGCATCAAAGCCGACGACAGTGCGGTAAGAATAATACTCTTCATCATTGTCTCCATACATGTAGTGTTGGATATAATTGGCATATTAACCTTACATTATATTTATGACAGTACTTTAAAGGAAAAGTCATATTATCAAATCTTGCTTCGGCCTATGCCGCGCTTGAGCCAGGCCTTGTCTATTGTTCCCCGCAGAACGCCAAGCGACTCGAGGCTGGCGATTGCCTTGGCACGATCGCGCGCCGCTAGGCCGACGATCATCGCCTCGATCAGCACCATCGTGCCGCTATGCATGGCCAGATGATCTGCCCGTCCACGCGGCACCGGCAGGACTTCCGCCATGTGTTCGGCGACGAAGGGG encodes the following:
- a CDS encoding ABC transporter substrate-binding protein — encoded protein: MKSIILTALSSALMLGTAMQASQAETLVLYTALDTADAAAKAFTEKTGIDVNLVSLSTGELLGKVSAEGNNPKFDILWVEGSAVMSRLAQQGILKPEHGLTTKADYTALGKKLVPGSEAFFPISVSTTAIEVNTKKIGTVPLPTSWADLQNFAGSVAAKDPNLSGPAFQWLSGYFQTVGVDKGQGQLEKTLTNKALSGLQSGETVNRAVISGDAKIAIQQDSTIYDLIAKGEPIKVVYPSEGVTALPSTAGIATASKHEEAAKAFIQFLLTTEGQKAMLTTDGGDGYFAPLITGIKGNGARVDNTASWAILDDDVAAKNEAAWKQWFRDQFVP